GCCGATGAGGAAGTGTTCGAGATGAACAACGGCTGCATCTGCTGCACCGTGCGCGGCGACCTGATCCGCATCCTTGGCAACCTGATGAAGCGCCGCGCCAGATTTGATGGCATCATTGTCGAGACCACGGGGCTGGCCGATCCCGCCCCGGTGGCGCAGACCTTCTTTGTCGATGAGGACGTGCGCGGCAGGACCCGGCTCGATGCCGTGGTCACGGTGGTGGATGCCTACAACGTCATCCAGACGCTGGAAGAAAGCCCCGAGGCGGTGAACCAGATCGCCTTTGCCGATGTGATCATCCTCAACAAGACCGACCTTGTGGATGAAGCGGGGCTTGAGGCGATCGAAAAGCGCATCCGCTCCATCAACGCGGTGGCCCGCATCCACCGCGCGCAGCGTGGCGACGTGCCCCTGTCCGATGTGCTGGATCAGGGCGGCTTCGACCTGCAGCGCGCACTGGAACACGCGCCGCACTTCCTTGAAGATACCAGCCATTCGCATGAGGCGGACGTGACATCGCTCTCCTATGAAGTGGAGGAGCCGCTGGACGCCGCCAAATTCCAGGCATGGATCGGTGCGGTGCTGCAGGAGCAGGGGGCTGACATCCTGCGCGCCAAGGGCATCCTGAACTATGCGGGAGAGGACCGGCGCTTCGCCTTTCAGGCCGTGCACATGATGGCGGATGGTGATTTCATCGGCCCGTGGAAGGAAGGGGAACCCCGTGTCTCGCGCCTCGTCTTCATTGGCCGGAACCTCAACCGCCCGCAGCTTCGCCGGGGTTTTGAAAGCTGCCGCGCGAAATGAGCGATACCGTGAACGATACCATGGGCAGTGACGCCATGGGCCCCACCCTGCTTGAACGCCGGGGGGCCATACGCCAGCTTGAAGGCCAGATTACCGGCTGCGCCATCTCGCGTGACAGCCAGCAGGTCGCCTTTGTCACGGGGGAAGGCGATGTCGTTCTGGCCGACCGGGCGGACTGGGGCCGGTCGGATGCATGGAATGTCCAGACCGTGCATGACGGTGCGATCCTGGCCATTGCCGCCGATGCCGCGCCCACCGGCTTCCTGACCGGCGGTGATGACAGCACCCTGCGCCGGATCGGGGCCGATGGCAGCGTAAGCGACCTGGTGCGCGGCCGCCGCTGGATAGAGCACGTCACCACATGGTGTGATGACAGGGGCAAGGGGGGCGTGATCGCCTTCGCGTCCGGCAGGCAGGTCGAACTGCGTGACGCGGGCGGGCAGGCCACGCTCAAGGTGCTGGAGCACCCCTCCACCGTCAGCGGCATCGTGTTTGATGCCAAGGGCAAGCGCATCGCGGCCTCGCATTACAATGGCGCGTCGATGTGGTTCGTGCAGGCGAAGGTGGATACCGTCCGCCCGCTGGAATGGAAGGGCAGCCATATCGGCATTGCCATCCATCCCGCCGGAGAGGCGCTGGTGACATCGATGCAGGAATCGGAACTGCATGGCTGGCGCCTGTCGGACGGGCACAACATGCGCATGAGCGGTTATCCGTCCAAGGTGCAGTCCATGGCGTTCACGCGCAATGGCAAGTGGCTGGTGACCAGCGGCGCCGACACGGTTGTCATGTGGCCGTTCTTCGGTGGCGGCCCGATGGGCAAGCCCCCGGCCGAGGCTGGCGGCATTCCCGGCGTGGTGTGCACCCGCGTCGCCTGCCACCCGCTGCATGACATCGTGGCCGCGGGCTTTGCCGATGGTTCGGTGCTGATGGTCGATACCGGGGCGCAGCGCGTCCTGCCTGTCTGCATGGGTGGGGGGGAGCCGGTTTCGGCGCTGGCCTTCAGCCCGGACGGGTGTGGCCTTGCCTTCGGCACGGAAGATGGCCGCGTCGCCGTGGTGGATCTGGCGGCGCATTAGGCAGCGCTCCGACCACGGACGGGAAAGGGGGAGCGGGCGCATGCGCGTGCTTCATGTCATGGCGGCACGCGGCAATGGCGGGGCGGAGCTTTATGCCACCGATGTCATGCTGGGCCTGCAGGCGGCGGGAGCTGCGCAATGCGCCGTGCTGCATCCGGCATCCCCCCGACTGGACGAAATGCGTGCGCGGGGGGTGGCGGTGGAAACCGCGCCCCTGCGCTTTCCCCTCCGCCCGCTGGCCCGCCATGCCATGCGCAGGCTGATCACGCGCATGCGGCCCGACCTGATTCACTGCTGGCTGCGCCGCGCGGCGGAACTGGTGCCCGCGCATGCAGGCGTGCCGGTCATCGGCTGGTTCGGCAATTACAAGGACCTGCGTCCCTTCGCGCATTGTGACTGGTTCGTGGGCTGTACGCCGGACATGGCACGATCCATGCGCGAACGGGGCGCACCGGCGGACCGGGTTGCCTATATTCCCACTTTTTCTTCCGTCACACCGGCGTCGCCGGTCAGCCGGCAGTCCCTTGATACCCCGGCCGATGCCCGTGTACTGCTGGTGCTCTCGCGCCTGCACCCGGCCAAGGGACTGGAAACGCTGCTCGACACCCTGCCTGACCTGCCGGACTGCCATGTCTGGCTGGCGGGCGAGGGGGAACTGCGCACGGCCCTTGCGGCACGGGCGGCGCGGCTGGGGGTGGCGCGGCGGGTGCATTTCCTTGGCTGGCGCACCGACCGGGGGGCCTTGCTGGCGGCGGCGGATATCTGTGTCCTGCCCTCGCGTTACGAGCCGTTTGGTACTGTCATCCTTGATGCCTGGTCGGCGGATGTGCCGCTGGTGGCCTGTGCCGCGGCAGGCCCGCGCGCCCATGTGCGTGACGGGCACAACGGCATGCTGGTGCCCGTTGATGATGCGCAGGCACTGGCGGCGGCCCTGCGGCGGGTGCTGGATGACCCGGCTCTGGCCGCGCGCATCGTGGCGGGCGGCAGGCAGGAATACACGGCGCGTTTCACCCCGCAGGCCGTGACCCGCCAGTGGCTGGACCTGTATGGCCGCGTGCTGTCAGCGCACGGCGGGGGCGGATAGCGGCGCGGCCGGGGGTGGCGTGGGCGCGCGGGGCGCCGTGGCCATGCCATCCAGAAACGCCTCGGCCAGTGCGGCATAGAGTGGCTGCGAACAGATCATGCGCGAGACGCCGTAGGCCAGGAAGGATGTGGCCAGAAGTGCCAGCGTGACCTGCTGGTTGTCACACATTTCCATCACGATGACCGATGCCGTAAGCGGTGACTGCACCACGGCGGAGAAATAGGCCACCGTGCCCAGCAGCACCACGGCGCCCGGCGTGGTGTGCGGCAGGAACTGCGCCACCCAGCCGCCAAAACCCGCCCCGATGGCGAGCGAGGGCGCGAACAGCCCCCCCGGAATGCCCGAACAGTAGGAAATGATGGTGGCGATGAACTTCAGGATGAAGAAGGAAGCCGGATAGTGCGTCCTGCCTTCGATGATTTCATGCGCCTGTTCATAGCCCGTGCCGTAGGTGATGCCGTCCGATGCGATGCCGATCACCGCCAGCAGCAGCCCGCAGCTGGCGGCAAACGCCACCGGCCTGCCGCGTGCAAACCGCCCCAGCCCCCCGGGCAGGCCACGGGTTGCGCGGATCAGGATGGCGGAAAACACCCCGCCGCCAATCCCGCCCAGAATGCCGCAGGTCGGCACCGCGATCCAGCTTATGCCAATCGGCACCACCACGTCCGTGTGGCCGAAATAGCTGTAATTGCCTACCAGTGCGATGGCGGTCACACCCGACAGGATCACGCCGGTCAGCATGGTGCCGCTGGTGCGCTGCTCGAACGAATGGCTGAGTTCCTCGATGGCGAAGACGATCCCGGCCAGCGGCGTGTTGAACGCCGCTGATACGCCCGAGGCCCCCCCCGCCAGGATCAGCCCGCGCCGCATGCTGACGGTGGACAGGTTGAGCCACCGCCCGCAGGCATGCATGATGGCCGCGCCGATCTGCACGCTCGGCCCCTCACGCCCGATGGAGCCGCCCGCCACCAGCCCCAGCGTGGTCAGCACGATCTTGCCCGCAGCCACCCGCAGCGAGAGCAGCCGGTCGATGATGGCGAAGTTTTCAAGGTGCAGGGTGGCGATGGTCTGCGGTATGCCGCTGCCCTGCGCCCCCCGGAACCATGTGCGCGTGAGCCATGTGGACAGCGCCAGCCCCGCAGGGGTCAGGGCCAGCATGATCCATGGACTGATGGCGATGATATGATTGCGCAGCGTGGCCGCGGCATCGGCCGCCATGGCAAAGCCCACGGCCACCACGCCCACAATCACGGCAGCCGCCCAGCATGCCAGCTTGCGCCGCCACTGCTCGGTGGTGATACGGGCGGAACGGCGCAGGTGGCGCATGTGCCGCCGGCGGATCTCGGTTAGGTCGGTTCGCATGACCGGCAGGGAACTTTCAGCAACAGCACTGACAGATAAACAGGGGGGTAGCAGTCGGGTTGCGGAACAAGGGTGGTATTTATCGCAGGCCAGCCCGTCATGTCCACGCGGGGCAGGCCCGCGGATATCGGCAGGGGATCAGGGCAGTACCAGGACACCGGTATGCTTGGCCTTGCGCTCGGGTTCGACATGGATGTTGATCAGCGCCTGGCCCACGCCCGCACGCAGCCCGGCCTCCACGCGGTCACAGATATGGTGGGCGTCTTCCACGCTCATGGTGCCGGGCACCACAAGGTGGAATTCGATGAAGGTCATTGCCCCCACGATGCGCGCGCGGATGTCATGCGCCTCCATCGCCCCGGTGGCAGTGTGGGAGATGATGGAACGGATCTCGGCCAGCGTTTCCGAATTGGGGGCCTCATCCATCAGTCCCGCAATCGAGGTCCGCATCATCTCCCACCCCGTGCGCAGCACGTTGAGCGAGATCATGGCCGCCAGCAGCGGGTCGAGCCACAGCCAGCCGGTCAGCGGTATCAGGATGAAACCGCAGATCAGCACGGCGGAGGTCCACACATCGGACAGCACATGGTGCCCGCCTGCCACCAGTGCGGGCGAATGGTGCGCCCGCCCCAGCCGCAGCAGCAGCACGCCCCACCCCAGATTGAGCAGCCCCGCCCCGCCATTCAGGCTTATGCCCAGCAGCGAATCCTCGGGCGCATGCATGTGCCGGAACCCGATCCATGCCTCATGCGCGATGGTGATGGAGGTTATGACAACCAGTACCCCTTCCGCCACGGCGGACAGGTATTCGGCCTTGTAATGGCCATAGGTGTGGTTGTGGTCGGGCGGCAGGCTGGCCACCCGCAGCGCCCACAGCCCCGCCACGGCGGAGACCACGTTGATGATCGTCTCCACCGCATCCGAATACAGTGCGATGCTGTCCGTGACCCGCCATGCCGCGTATTTCATGCCGAGGGCGATGAGGCTGACCGCAACGCTGCACCACGCGGCCAGGATCTTGGTATCGGTTTTCGCGAACATGCCTGACGGGCGATCCTTGTCTTCAGACGGTATGGGCACTGGCGAGAATGCAGATATCGGCATCGCTCAGGGTCTCGATCTGCAACGTGGGATGCACGATGCCAAAGCGTTCATTCAGTTCGCGCGCGGCCAGATTCAGCAGCCCTTCCGCCGGGTGGCCGCTTTCACGCGCGTCACGCACAAGGTGTACGGTCAGTGCCGTCTCGGTCGTGCTGATCGGCCAGATATGCAGGTCATGCAGGTCGCACACGCCGGGCAGCGTGCGCAGGAAGGTGGCCACCTGTGCCGGGTCGATGCCGCGCGGCACGCGGTCCAGCGCCATGTCCAGCGAATCCCGCAGGAGCGACCACGTGGCCACGATGATGGACAGCGAGACGACAAGACAGATGGCGGGATCGATTCGCAGCCACCCCGTCAGCAGGATCACGCCGCCGCCCGCCACCACGGCCAGCGACATCAGCGCGTCCGACGCCATGTGCAGGAATGCGCCATGCAGGTTGAGGTCCTTCCTGCCGCCGCTTGCGAACAGCAGCGCCGTAAGCCCGTTCACCACAATGCCGATGCCCGCCACCACCATCACCGCGACACCGGCCACCGGGTGCGGGTGGACAAGGCGCTGCACGGCTTCCCACATGATCCCGCCGGTCACCACCAGCAGGGCCACGGCATTGCCCAGGGCCGCGAGGATGGAAGACCGGCGCAGCCCGTAGGTGAAAGTGGCGGTGGGGGAGCGGCGGGACAGCACTTCGGCCAGCCACGCCGCTCCCAGCGCCAGCACGTCGGACAGGTTGTGCCCCGCATCCGCCAGCAGCGAGAGCGCATGGCTGCGCACGCCCCATGCCGCTTCCCCGATCACATAGACAAGGTTGAGGGCAATCCCGATGGCGAATGCCCGCCCGTAGGATGCGGGGGCATGCACGTGATGGTGGCCGAACAGCCCGCCATGCCCATGGTCATGCCCGCAGTCATGGCCCGTGTGGTCATGGCCGTCATGTGCGTCACCTGCGGGGTCATGGCCATCATGGTCATGTCCGGCATGGTCATGGGTCGTGCCGCCGTCATGCACATGGTCATGCGCGACCGTATGGGCATGGCCGTCATGGCCATGATTGTGTTGGCATGCGCCCATGGGGCTGTGTCCATCTGCAGGAAAGCAAGGGTAACGCGGCCTTCCTAGCAGAAGGTTAAGCGCTGTCACCAGTACTTAGCACGTTTTGCGCGGGCATGGGCCGTGATAAGCCACCCGAACGGCCCATGCCCGGGTTCCCACTGCCACAGGAAACATGACCCGATGATCCGACTGACCGAACTGCGCCTGCCCCTTGGCCATGCGGAGGATGCCCTGCGCCATGCCGTGACTGAACGGCTGGGTATCGCAGCCGGAGATGTAGGCCAGATCAGCGTGTTCCGCCGCGGGCATGATGCACGCCGGCGCAGCCGGATCATGCTGGTCTACACGGTGGACTGCGCGGTGACGGACGAGGCGGCGGTGCTGGCCGCCCATGCGGATGCGCGTGACATCATGCCCGCGCCCGATACCGCCTACCATCGTGTCATTGACGATGGGGCGCAGATTGCCGCCCGGCCCGGCTTTAAACGACCGGTGGTGATCGGGGCCGGTCCGTGCGGGCTCATGGCCGCGCTGGTACTGGCACAGATGGGCCTGCGCCCGCTGGTGCTCGAACGTGGCAAGGTGGTGCGTGAGCGCACGGTCGATACCTTCGCCCTGTGGCGTAAATCCATCCTGACACCGGAGAGCAATGTGCAGTTTGGCGAAGGGGGGGCCGGAACCTTTTCCGATGGCAAGCTGTACAGCCAGGTCAGCGACCCGCGCCATTACGGGCGCAAGGTACTGGCGGAATTCGTGCGCGCCGGTGCGCCGGAGGAGATCGAATACCTCTCCCGCCCCCATATCGGTACCTTCCGTCTGGTCGCGATGGTGGAGCATATCCGTGCCGAGATCGAATCCCTTGGCGGCGAATACCGCTTTGGCGCGCATGTGAGCGATTTCGTGATGCGGGGTGACGGAGCAGGCGGCCAGCGCATCGCCGCCCTGCGCCTGGCTGACGGGACGGAGGTTGTGACCGACCACGTGGTGCTGGCCATAGGCCACAGCGCGCGGGATACGTTTGAATCCCTGCACGCGGCGGGCGTGGCCATGGTGGCCAAGCCGTTCTCCATCGGGGTGCGCATCGAGCATCCGCAATCCGTCATCAATACCGCGCGCTATCACCGGCCCGAACCCGTGCCCGGACTGGGTGCGGCCGATTACAGGCTGGTGCACCATGCCAGCAATGGCCGTGCGGTCTATTCCTTCTGCATGTGCCCCGGCGGCACGGTGGTGGCCGCGACATCGGAGCCGGGACAGGTGGTGACCAACGGCATGAGCCAGTATTCCCGCGCCGAGCGCAATGCCAATGCGGGCATCGTGGTGGGCGTAACACCGGAGCAGGATTATCCCGGCGGCGCGCTGGCGGGCATTGCCTTCCAGCGCGAATGGGAACGCAGGGCGTACGAGGCTGGTGGCGGCGCCTATTTCGCGCCCGTGCAGACGGTGGGTGATTTCCTTGATGGCAGGCCCTCCACCACACTGGGCGATGTCGTGCCATCCTACCGCCCCGGCGTGACACCTACCGACCTTACGCGCTGCCTGCCGGCTTTTGCCATTGAGGCGATACGTGAGGCGCTGCCCCATTTTGATCGCAGGCTGGCCGGTTTTTCCATGCGTGATGCGGTCATGACCGGGGTGGAGACACGCACATCATCGCCCCTGCGCATTCCGCGCGGGGTGGATGGGCAGGGCATCAACGTGCGCGGCCTGTTCCCGGCGGGTGAGGGGGCGGGCTATGCCGGTGGCATCCTGTCTGCCGGGATTGATGGCATCCGCATTGCCGAAGCCGTGGCCCTGTCGCTGGCAGGCCGCAAGGTGGAGCAGGCGCTCCAGCGCGGCATGACGCATGCGACGGAAGCGCAGTAATAAAAACGGACAGAAGTTTTTGGTGAAGCTTTTTTCAAAAAGCTTCGAAGAACGCCGTCTTTTTGAAAAAAGACGGCACCCGAAAACGCCTTTATTTTAAATCGTCCCGTTCCTTACAGGAACGAGACCGGGTCGATATCCACGTCAATCCGCGCCCCGCGCTCTGGCTTCACGCGCGACAGCCATTCACGCATGATCGGCTGCACCGCAATGTTGCGCCGCGCGCGCAGCAGCAGGCGGAAGCGGTGCCGCCCGCGCAGGATGGCCAGTGGCGCAGGGGCGGGGCCCAGCACCTGCACGCCATCCATCTGCGGAGCGTTCTGCCCCAGCGCGCGGGCGGTCATGTCGGCCGCATCGGGCATCTCGGCACTCACGATCACGGCGGCCAGCCGGCCATAGGGCGGCCAGAAGCCGGGGCGGCGCTGTTCGGCCTCCTGCTGCATGAAACTGGCAAAATCGCCTGATACCAGCGCCTGCATGACCGGGTGGTCGGGCACGTAGCTCTGAAGCAGGACGCGCCCCGGCGCTTCGGCGCGGCCCGCGCGGCCCGCTACCTGATGGAGCAGTTGCACCGTGCGCTCGGATGCCCGCAGGTCGCCCCCCCCCAGCCCCAGGTCCGCATCCACGATTCCCACCAGCGTCAGATGCGGGAAATGCCAGCCCTTGGCCACGATCTGGGTGCCGATCACAAGGTCGATCTCGCGCTGTGCTATGCGCTCCACGGCGGCGGCGGTGGCGGCGGGGCCATTGAGCGTATCGCTGGCCATGACCAGAATGCGGGCATCGGGGAATGTGGCGCGCGCTTCCTCTGTTATGCGCTCCACGCCGGGGCCGATGGGGGTCAGGCTGTCGGCATCGGCGCATTGGGGGCAGGTCTGGGGAATGGGCTCGTCATACCCGCAATGGTGGCAGGTCAGGATATGGCGCGCGCGGTGTTCCACCAGCCACGCGGTGCAGTTGGGGCACTGCATGCGGTGGCCACAGGTGCGGCACAGCGTAAGCGGCGCATAGCCCCGGCGGTTGAGGAACAGCATCGCCTGCTCCCCCCGGCCCACCGCATCGTTGATCGCACCCGTCAGCACGGGGGAGAGGAACAGCCCGCGTTCCGGCGGGTCGGCGCGCATGTCCAGTGTCTGGACATCCGGCATGCTGGCATTGCCGTGCCGCGCATTCAGCTTCAGGTGCCGGTAGCGGCCCGCGCCCACATTGGCCAGGCTTTCAAGGCTGGGTGTGGCCGAAACCAGCACCACTGGCGCATGGCTCATGCGCGCGCGCACCACCGCCATGTCGCGCGCATGGTAGGTTACGCCATCTTCCTGCTTGAAGGCGGTTTCGTGCTCCTCATCCACAATGATCAGGCCAAGCCGGTCAAACGGCAGGAACAGCGCCGAGCGCGCGCCCACCACGACCCGCGCCGTGCCGTCGGCTACCGCCCGCCACGTAATCCTGCGCAGCCGCGCGCCCAGGTCGGAATGCCACAGGGCGGGCTGGGCACCAAAACGGCGTGCGAAGCGGCCCGTCCACTGGGCGGACAGGGCGATTTCGGGCAGCAGCACCAGCGCCTGCCTGCCGGATGCGATGCACGCGGCAATGGCTTCCATGTAGATCTCGGTCTTGCCCGACCCGGTCACCCCTTCCAGCAGGGTGATGGAAAAATCGTTTTCTTCCACCCGCGCGCGCAGTTGGGTGGCCACATCGGCCTGCTCGCCTTCCAGTTGTGGTGGGCAATGGGCGGGCTCGGGCAGGGCAAAGGGCGGTGGGGGAAGGATTTCCACCGCCGTCAGGGCCCCTGCCTGCGCAAGCCCGCGGACCACGGCGGCCCCGACCCCGGCGCGACGTGCCAGTTCCGCCGCGGGCAGTGCCGTCGTGGCGCTGTCCAGCACTTTCTGGCGCGCGGGTGTCAGGCGCAGTCCGGCCGGCATGTCCGCAGCCGCGACCCAGCCCGTGGCGGGCCGGGGCAGGGGGGCGAGCGCATTGGCCCGCAGCGCCATGGCCAGTACCATCCCCGGTGGTGACAGGGTATAGGCCGCCACCCAGTCCACGAACTGGCGCAGCTGGGCGGGCAGCGGCGGCAGGTCAAGCCGTGCCGCCACGGGTTTCAGGCGGCTGGCGGGTACGTCCTTTTGTGCAGGCGGCGTGAATTCGGGCGGCAGGCGGGATGTGGCATCCCATATCACCCCCGTTTCCGTGCGGCGGCCCAGCGGCACGGTCACGATGTCCCCCGGTCCGGCGCCGGCCAGCCGGGGCGGCAGCAGGTAGTCCAGCGGCCCGGCAAAGGGCAGGGTGAGCATGACCCGCACGCGCCCGTCCGTGGTGGCGGGGGGCAGCAGGTCCGTCTGTATGGGATTGCGGTGCGGCATGGGTTTTTCTACCGTCATGCATCGCCCGTGTCTTGTCCATTGCGCATGCGTGATGCGTATGCGGGCCGGGCAGTCCGGCAGGGACGTGGGAACAGCAGGGGGCAGGGCGCACGATGGCCGAGCATATGATGGCAACCGGGGCGCGTGACGCCTTTCTGCACTGGATGGAAACCGAACGCCGGGCGGCCCCCCTTACGCTTGAGGCCTATCGTGGCGACCTGAACCGCTTCGTATCGTTCCTGACCGGTCATCTGGGGGCCGAGCCGGACCTGGCCGCACTGGCCGGGCTGTCGCTGGTCGACCTGCGGGCGTGGCTTGCACATGAACATGCGCAGGCCCTGGGCGGCAGGCGAGCCACCACGCAGGACCGTGCCGCCCGTACCCGGGCGCGCCGGGTTTCGGCCCTGCGTTCCTTCTACCGCTACCTTGCGCGCCATCATGGGGTGGACAATCCCGCCCCCGGCCTGCTGGCAGCCCCGCGCACCCGCCGCCCGCTGCCGCGCCCGCTGCCAGCCGTGCAGGCGCTGGAGGTGCCCGAAGGTATTGCCGATATTGCCCATACCCCCATGGCCCGGGTGCGTGACGGCGCCCTGTTCATGCTGCTGTATGGCTGCGGGCTGCGCATTTCGGAGGCGCTGGGGCTGAACGTGCATGACCTTGACCACGCGCGGGCACTGGGGGACGCGGCAAAGGGTGACGGCGTGCTGCGCATACAGGGCAAGGGGGGCAGGGAACGCATGGTGCCGGTGCTGCCGCAGGTCATGGCGGCACTTGCGCGCTGGCGTGGGGTGCACCCGCTGCCGCAGGCGGATGCGCCGCTGTTCGTGGGCGTGCGGGGCGGGCGGCTGCAGGCGGGCATTGCCCAGCGCGCCATGCGTACATGGCGGCACATGGCGGGCCTGCCCGATCATGCAACCCCGCACGCGCTGCGGCATTCATTCGCCACCCACCTGATGGAAGGGGGGGCCGACCTGCGCGTGATACAGGACCTGCTTGGCCATGCCAGCCTGTCCACCACCCAGCGCTATACCCTTGCCGACGAGGCGCGGCTGATGGATGTCTGGACACGCGCCCATCCGCATGCCACCGATACAGCACATTGAACAGGAATACCCATGCCCCAGCGGTTCGCCTATCCCCCGATCGACCCATACGATCACGGCTGGCTTGATACGGGCGAGGGGCATCGCGTCTACTGGGAACTGTGCGGCAATCCGGACGGCATTCCCGTCGTGTTCCTGCATGGCGGCCCCGGTGGCGGGTGTTCGGCCTTCCAGCGCCAGATGTTCGATCCCGCGCGCTACCGTATCCTGCTGTTCGACCAGCGTGGCTGCGGACGCTCCACCCCGCATGCCTCGCTCGAGAACAACACCACGTGGCATCTCGTGGCCGATATCGAGCGGCTACGCGTGCTGACGGGGGCGGAATCGTGGATGGTGTTTGGCGGGTCATGGGGGTCCACGCTGGCGCTGGCCTACGCGCAGGCGCATCCGCAGCGGGTCAGCGCGCTGGTCATGCGCGGCATCTTCACCCTGCGGCGCGCGGAACTGCTGTGGTATTATCAGGATGGGGCATCATGGCTGTTCCCCGACCTGTGGGAGCAGTTCCTGGCCCCCATTCCCCCTGCCGAGCGCACGGACCTGATGGCCGCCTACAACCGCCGCCTGACCGGCAGCGACGCGGAGGAACAGATGAA
This portion of the Komagataeibacter sp. FNDCF1 genome encodes:
- a CDS encoding tyrosine recombinase XerC, with amino-acid sequence MMATGARDAFLHWMETERRAAPLTLEAYRGDLNRFVSFLTGHLGAEPDLAALAGLSLVDLRAWLAHEHAQALGGRRATTQDRAARTRARRVSALRSFYRYLARHHGVDNPAPGLLAAPRTRRPLPRPLPAVQALEVPEGIADIAHTPMARVRDGALFMLLYGCGLRISEALGLNVHDLDHARALGDAAKGDGVLRIQGKGGRERMVPVLPQVMAALARWRGVHPLPQADAPLFVGVRGGRLQAGIAQRAMRTWRHMAGLPDHATPHALRHSFATHLMEGGADLRVIQDLLGHASLSTTQRYTLADEARLMDVWTRAHPHATDTAH
- the pip gene encoding prolyl aminopeptidase: MPQRFAYPPIDPYDHGWLDTGEGHRVYWELCGNPDGIPVVFLHGGPGGGCSAFQRQMFDPARYRILLFDQRGCGRSTPHASLENNTTWHLVADIERLRVLTGAESWMVFGGSWGSTLALAYAQAHPQRVSALVMRGIFTLRRAELLWYYQDGASWLFPDLWEQFLAPIPPAERTDLMAAYNRRLTGSDAEEQMKAAVAWSMWEGRTITLRPAQGTVMRHADPRYALAFSRIENHYFVNAGWLEEGQLIRDVDRIRHIPAVIVQGRYDIATPVRTAWDLHRAWPEADFQLVDIAGHAMTEPGIQSALLAATDAMARHLA
- a CDS encoding primosomal protein N' — protein: MPHRNPIQTDLLPPATTDGRVRVMLTLPFAGPLDYLLPPRLAGAGPGDIVTVPLGRRTETGVIWDATSRLPPEFTPPAQKDVPASRLKPVAARLDLPPLPAQLRQFVDWVAAYTLSPPGMVLAMALRANALAPLPRPATGWVAAADMPAGLRLTPARQKVLDSATTALPAAELARRAGVGAAVVRGLAQAGALTAVEILPPPPFALPEPAHCPPQLEGEQADVATQLRARVEENDFSITLLEGVTGSGKTEIYMEAIAACIASGRQALVLLPEIALSAQWTGRFARRFGAQPALWHSDLGARLRRITWRAVADGTARVVVGARSALFLPFDRLGLIIVDEEHETAFKQEDGVTYHARDMAVVRARMSHAPVVLVSATPSLESLANVGAGRYRHLKLNARHGNASMPDVQTLDMRADPPERGLFLSPVLTGAINDAVGRGEQAMLFLNRRGYAPLTLCRTCGHRMQCPNCTAWLVEHRARHILTCHHCGYDEPIPQTCPQCADADSLTPIGPGVERITEEARATFPDARILVMASDTLNGPAATAAAVERIAQREIDLVIGTQIVAKGWHFPHLTLVGIVDADLGLGGGDLRASERTVQLLHQVAGRAGRAEAPGRVLLQSYVPDHPVMQALVSGDFASFMQQEAEQRRPGFWPPYGRLAAVIVSAEMPDAADMTARALGQNAPQMDGVQVLGPAPAPLAILRGRHRFRLLLRARRNIAVQPIMREWLSRVKPERGARIDVDIDPVSFL